The following are encoded in a window of Acinonyx jubatus isolate Ajub_Pintada_27869175 chromosome D4, VMU_Ajub_asm_v1.0, whole genome shotgun sequence genomic DNA:
- the LOC106971463 gene encoding procathepsin L, with amino-acid sequence MKMIEQHNREHSQGKHTFTMAMNAFGDMTNEEFRQVMNGLKIQKRKKWKVFQAPFFVEIPSSVDWREKGYVTPVKDQGYCLCCWAFSATGALEGQMFRKTGKLVSLSEQNLVDCSQTEGNEGYSGGLIDDAFQYVKDNGGLDSEESYPYHAQGDSCKYRPENSVANVTDYWDVPSKENELMITLAAVGPISAAIDASLDTFRFYKEGIYYDPSCSSEDVDHGVLVVGYGADGTETENKKYWIIKNSWGTDWGMDGYIKMAKDRDNHCGIASLASFPTV; translated from the exons ATGAAAATGATTGAACAGCACAATCGGGAACACAGTCAAGGGAAACACACCTTCACAATGGCAATGAATGCCTTTGGTGACATG aCCAATGAAGAATTCAGGCAGGTGATGAATGGCCTTAAAATCCAGAAGCGCAAGAAGTGGAAAGTGTTCCAAGCACCTTTCTTTGTTGAGATCCCCTCATCTGTGGACTGGAGAGAGAAAGGCTATGTAACTCCTGTGAAGGATCAG ggTTATTGTCTTTGTTGTTGGGCTTTTAGTGCAACTGGTGCCCTTGAAGGACAGATGTTCCGGAAAACTGGCAAACTTGTTTCATTGAGTGAGCAGAACCTGGTGGACTGCTCTCAGACTGAAGGCAATGAGGGCTACAGTGGCGGCCTAATTGATGATGCTTTCCAGTATGTTAAGGACAATGGTGGCCTGGACTCAGAGGAATCCTATCCATATCATGCACAG GGAGACTCCTGCAAATACAGGCCTGAGAACTCTGTTGCCAATGTCACTGACTACTGGGACGTCCCTAGTAAGGAGAATGAACTTATGATCACATTGGCAGCTGTGGGGCCCATCTCTGCTGCTATAGATGCAAGCCTGGATACCTTCCGCTTCTATAAAGAAG GCATTTATTATGATCCAAGCTGTAGCAGTGAAGACGTGGATCACGGTGTTCTGGTGGTTGGCTATGGTGCTGacggaacagagacagagaacaaaaaatACTGGATTATCAAAAACAG CTGGGGTACAGACTGGGGCATGGATGGCTACATAAAGATGGCCAAAGACCGGGACAACCATTGTGGAATCGCCTCTTTGGCCAGCTTTCCTACCGTGTGA